A single region of the Hyphomicrobiales bacterium genome encodes:
- a CDS encoding Undecaprenyl-diphosphatase produces the protein MRFDFTAMSRGALREVGLVMALLVVAGGILGFLAVADEMRAGELEAFDTRILLALRNPADLADPIGPRWLEIVMRDITSLGSIPVLALIIAVVVGYLVLVHKRAIAALITVSMGGGLLLGHLLKLGFDRPRPDLVAHLVDIDSLSFPSSHAMLSAITYLTIGVLLARVEKRRVVRLYILAVAIGLTLLVGLSRLYLGVHWPSDVLAGWCAGAAWAMACWLVLVVAQGRWSAGRDDAPLAPGPRRAVEPR, from the coding sequence TTGCGCTTCGATTTCACGGCCATGTCGAGAGGGGCGCTGCGCGAAGTGGGCCTGGTGATGGCCCTCCTGGTGGTGGCAGGCGGAATCCTCGGCTTTCTGGCGGTTGCCGACGAAATGCGCGCGGGTGAGCTGGAGGCCTTCGATACCCGCATTCTCCTCGCCTTGCGCAATCCCGCCGATCTTGCCGACCCGATCGGCCCTCGATGGCTGGAAATCGTCATGCGCGATATCACCAGCCTCGGCAGCATTCCCGTGCTGGCGCTGATCATCGCGGTGGTGGTCGGTTATCTCGTACTGGTGCACAAGCGCGCCATTGCCGCGCTGATCACGGTCTCCATGGGAGGCGGGCTTCTCCTCGGCCATCTTCTCAAGTTGGGATTCGACAGGCCAAGACCAGACCTCGTGGCCCATCTCGTCGATATCGATTCGCTCAGTTTCCCGAGCAGCCATGCCATGCTCTCGGCCATCACCTATCTCACGATCGGTGTGCTTCTGGCGCGGGTGGAGAAACGACGGGTCGTTCGGCTGTATATCCTGGCGGTCGCGATCGGACTGACGCTTCTGGTCGGCCTGAGCCGGCTTTATCTGGGCGTGCACTGGCCGAGCGACGTCTTGGCGGGCTGGTGCGCCGGGGCGGCCTGGGCCATGGCCTGCTGGCTGGTGCTCGTCGTCGCTCAGGGGCGGTGGTCGGCCGGCCGCGATGATGCGCCATTGGCGCCGGGCCCCAGAAGAGCCGTCGAGCCGAGGTGA
- a CDS encoding putative Diacylglycerol kinase (Evidence 3 : Putative function from multiple computational evidences) produces the protein MAQLRLATIVLETLVPQAARKALLVINRHARNGYPVPDGALDRLRAGGIDLMEADPLDVAVSIDNARASGCNCVVIGGGDGTLNRAAAALSRTDLPLGILPLGTANDLARSLAIPASPIEAASIIVEGHHRPIDLGEVNGTPFFNVASIGFSADLARELTADAKKRFGTFGYALAGLRILARMRPFTVTIEHDGKREVIRTVQVSVGNGRHYGGGLTIDLDARPDDGLLHVYSLGVERWWQLLALLPALKQGTQGRWREVSTFTTTACTVETRRPRSINTDGELTGKTPASFHVIPGAVEVYTRPPA, from the coding sequence ATGGCGCAGCTCCGCTTGGCGACCATTGTGCTGGAGACCCTCGTGCCACAAGCCGCCCGCAAGGCCCTGCTCGTCATCAATCGGCATGCGCGTAACGGATATCCGGTCCCGGACGGGGCGCTCGATCGCCTTCGCGCCGGCGGCATCGACCTCATGGAGGCCGATCCCCTGGACGTCGCGGTGTCCATCGACAATGCGCGCGCGTCAGGGTGCAACTGCGTCGTCATCGGCGGCGGCGACGGCACCTTGAACAGGGCCGCGGCAGCTCTTTCGCGGACCGACCTGCCGCTTGGGATCCTGCCGCTCGGCACCGCCAATGATCTCGCCAGAAGCCTTGCCATACCCGCTTCGCCCATCGAGGCGGCCTCGATCATTGTCGAAGGCCACCACCGTCCGATCGACCTCGGCGAGGTGAACGGCACCCCCTTCTTCAACGTCGCCAGCATCGGCTTCAGCGCCGATCTCGCGCGGGAGTTGACCGCCGACGCCAAGAAGCGCTTCGGCACCTTTGGCTATGCGCTCGCGGGGCTGCGGATCCTGGCACGCATGCGGCCGTTCACGGTGACAATCGAGCATGACGGCAAGCGGGAAGTCATCCGCACAGTCCAGGTGTCGGTCGGCAATGGCCGTCACTACGGTGGCGGCCTCACCATCGATCTCGACGCGCGGCCGGATGACGGCTTGTTGCACGTCTACAGCCTGGGCGTCGAGCGCTGGTGGCAGTTGCTGGCGCTGCTCCCTGCCCTGAAGCAAGGCACCCAGGGGCGCTGGCGCGAGGTTTCCACCTTCACCACGACGGCCTGCACGGTCGAGACGCGCCGCCCGCGCAGCATCAACACGGATGGAGAGCTCACGGGCAAGACCCCCGCAAGCTTCCACGTCATACCGGGTGCCGTCGAGGTCTACACGCGACCGCCTGCATAA
- the degP gene encoding putative periplasmic serine endoprotease DegP-like (Evidence 3 : Putative function from multiple computational evidences) — protein MAGFPTLSMSLMATQTRRVASAIAIVSAIALAAPLPAVARGPESFADLADQVTDAVVNISAATTGGPTRERAMPQLPPGTPFEDLFEEFFKRRGQGGEAPQAPRRASSLGSGFVIDSSGIIVTNNHVIGEANEITAIFNDGTKLKAELLGKDSKLDLAVLKVKPDKPLKAVKFGDSDKLRIGDWVIAIGNPFGLGGSVSAGIVSAHNRNIDQGPYDNYIQTDAAINRGNSGGPLFNMAGEVVGINTAILSPTGGSVGIGFAVPSSMAATVVDQLREFGETRRGWLGVRIQGVDDQTAEALGLEKARGALVAGVDEKGPAKPIGMEIGDVITKFDGKDVKSARDLPRMVAAAPVGKDVEVVYVRKGKEITATVKLGRLEDGEKQANLAKDSGVEKPVARKALGLDLSSITDDLRRRYSIKDDLKGVVVTRVDPNSSAADKRIQSGDIIMEVGQESVSSPADVTKRVEALKKDGKKSALLLVANAQGEVRFVAVTIE, from the coding sequence ATGGCCGGTTTTCCGACGTTATCAATGTCCCTGATGGCGACGCAGACGCGGCGGGTCGCATCTGCGATAGCGATCGTGTCGGCCATCGCGCTGGCGGCACCATTGCCCGCCGTGGCGCGAGGGCCTGAATCCTTCGCCGATCTCGCCGATCAGGTAACGGATGCCGTGGTGAATATTTCCGCGGCCACGACTGGCGGGCCGACGCGTGAGCGCGCGATGCCTCAGTTGCCCCCGGGCACGCCTTTCGAGGATCTGTTCGAGGAGTTTTTCAAGCGTCGGGGGCAGGGGGGGGAAGCGCCTCAGGCGCCGCGCCGCGCCAGTTCGCTTGGCTCGGGCTTCGTGATCGATTCGTCCGGGATCATCGTGACGAACAACCACGTCATCGGCGAGGCCAACGAGATCACGGCGATCTTCAACGACGGTACCAAGCTGAAAGCCGAGCTCCTCGGCAAGGATTCCAAGCTCGATCTCGCGGTTCTCAAGGTGAAACCCGACAAGCCGCTGAAGGCGGTGAAATTCGGTGATTCCGACAAGCTGCGCATCGGCGACTGGGTGATTGCGATCGGTAATCCCTTCGGGCTCGGCGGCTCGGTCTCGGCGGGTATCGTGTCCGCTCACAATCGCAATATCGATCAGGGCCCCTACGACAACTACATCCAGACCGACGCAGCCATCAACCGCGGCAACTCCGGTGGCCCGCTGTTCAACATGGCCGGCGAAGTGGTCGGCATCAACACGGCCATCCTGTCGCCGACCGGCGGGTCGGTCGGCATCGGCTTCGCTGTGCCGTCATCCATGGCCGCGACGGTGGTCGACCAGTTGCGCGAGTTCGGCGAGACCCGCCGCGGCTGGCTCGGCGTGCGCATTCAGGGCGTCGATGACCAGACCGCCGAGGCGCTCGGGCTGGAGAAGGCCCGGGGTGCGCTCGTGGCTGGTGTCGATGAAAAGGGGCCTGCCAAGCCGATCGGCATGGAAATCGGTGACGTGATCACCAAGTTCGACGGGAAGGATGTGAAGAGCGCCCGGGACCTGCCGCGGATGGTGGCGGCGGCTCCAGTCGGCAAGGACGTCGAGGTGGTTTATGTCCGTAAGGGCAAGGAAATCACGGCAACCGTGAAGCTTGGCCGTCTTGAGGATGGCGAAAAGCAGGCGAATTTGGCCAAGGATAGCGGTGTCGAGAAGCCGGTGGCGCGCAAGGCGCTTGGTCTCGACCTGTCCAGCATCACCGATGATCTGCGCCGCCGCTATTCGATCAAGGATGATCTGAAGGGCGTTGTTGTCACGCGCGTCGATCCCAATTCCTCGGCCGCCGACAAGCGCATCCAGAGCGGCGACATCATCATGGAAGTCGGCCAGGAGTCGGTGTCGTCGCCGGCGGATGTCACCAAGCGTGTCGAGGCCTTGAAGAAGGACGGCAAGAAGTCGGCACTCCTCCTCGTGGCCAATGCCCAGGGCGAAGTGCGTTTCGTGGCCGTGACCATCGAGTAG
- a CDS encoding conserved hypothetical protein (Evidence 4 : Unknown function but conserved in other organisms), whose protein sequence is MTDFLAALGLLLAIEGIVFAAFPAATRKALAEAAEAPIERMRVVGVISAVAGVFIVWIVRSGIV, encoded by the coding sequence GTGACCGATTTCTTGGCTGCATTGGGCCTCCTGCTCGCCATCGAAGGGATCGTGTTTGCCGCTTTTCCCGCCGCAACGCGCAAGGCGCTTGCGGAGGCCGCGGAGGCCCCGATTGAACGGATGCGTGTCGTCGGCGTTATATCGGCGGTCGCAGGTGTTTTCATTGTGTGGATTGTACGAAGCGGCATCGTTTAG
- a CDS encoding Protein HflC — MSSALKTGGIIVVLILLAVFYSATFVVSQTQQALVLRFGGVREVISSPGLYFKVPLIENVVYLDKRVLDLNLPEQEVIASDQKRLVVDAFTRYRISDPVRFYQTVSNVAGANLRLANIINSTVRQYVADASFTDVVRTRREELMQRIRQEVNKQANGLGISVVDVRLRRVDLPQQNSQAVFQRMQTERQREAADIRAQGSELAQGIRARADREVTVIKADASQKAETLRGEGDAESNRIYAEAYSRDPGFFAFFRSMQAYETGLGSQATGGTRLVLSPNSDFFRYFVDPSGKLPSPITPPAATQGAPAANP; from the coding sequence ATGAGCAGCGCCCTCAAGACCGGCGGCATTATTGTCGTTCTTATCCTTCTCGCCGTCTTCTACAGCGCGACATTCGTCGTCAGCCAGACCCAGCAGGCGCTCGTGCTTCGCTTCGGCGGCGTGCGCGAGGTCATTTCGAGCCCCGGCCTCTACTTCAAGGTGCCGTTGATCGAAAACGTGGTCTATCTCGACAAGCGCGTGCTCGACCTCAATCTCCCCGAGCAGGAGGTGATCGCTTCCGATCAGAAGCGTCTGGTTGTCGACGCCTTCACGCGTTATCGCATCTCCGATCCCGTTCGCTTCTACCAGACGGTCAGCAACGTGGCCGGCGCGAACCTGCGCCTCGCCAACATCATCAATTCGACGGTGCGCCAGTATGTGGCTGACGCGAGCTTCACCGATGTGGTGCGGACGCGCCGCGAGGAATTGATGCAGCGTATCCGCCAGGAAGTGAACAAGCAGGCCAATGGGCTTGGCATTTCGGTCGTCGATGTGCGCCTGCGCCGCGTGGACCTGCCGCAGCAGAACAGCCAGGCGGTGTTCCAGCGCATGCAGACGGAACGTCAGCGTGAGGCCGCCGACATCCGCGCCCAGGGCTCCGAACTCGCCCAAGGCATCCGGGCGCGCGCGGATCGCGAGGTCACGGTCATCAAGGCCGATGCGAGCCAGAAGGCGGAGACGCTGCGAGGCGAGGGTGATGCGGAGAGCAACCGCATCTACGCTGAGGCCTATAGCCGGGATCCCGGATTCTTCGCCTTCTTCCGCTCGATGCAGGCTTATGAAACGGGCCTCGGCTCTCAAGCGACGGGCGGCACGCGGCTTGTCCTGTCACCGAACTCGGATTTCTTCCGCTATTTCGTTGATCCATCAGGAAAACTGCCCAGCCCGATCACGCCGCCTGCCGCTACGCAGGGTGCGCCGGCTGCCAATCCCTGA
- a CDS encoding HflK protein, which yields MSWSNHSGGPWGQKPGGPWGSGPSGGGGGGGNPPDLEDFIRRGQDKLRNIIPGGGGGASGRGIALIGLGAVLLWLATGFYTVRPDEVGINMIFGRYVGTTGEGLRYNFPYPIGSVIKPQVTTVNTIEVGQRTGDTSRRVTAGREVPEESLMLTGDENIVDINFTVQWQVSPSRPQDYVFNLQNPDAAIKAAAESTMREIVGRRNIQSVLTTDRGAIEAEVRQSMQKLLDEYGAGVEIRQVQLQKVDPPQQVIDAFRDVQAARQDQDRIRNEAETYASRVVPEARGEATRIIQAAEGYRERAVAEARGAASRFTQVYEAYAAAPDVTRERMFIETMERVLSGSDKVLIDSKEGQGVVPYLPLGELQRSTPPAQGSTVRQGATR from the coding sequence ATGTCTTGGAGCAACCACAGCGGCGGTCCGTGGGGCCAAAAGCCCGGCGGACCTTGGGGATCAGGCCCTTCGGGAGGCGGCGGCGGCGGTGGCAATCCGCCCGATCTCGAGGACTTCATCCGGCGTGGCCAGGACAAGCTGCGCAACATCATTCCCGGTGGCGGCGGTGGCGCCAGCGGCCGTGGAATTGCCTTGATCGGCCTTGGTGCCGTGCTGCTATGGCTGGCCACGGGCTTCTATACGGTGCGTCCCGACGAGGTCGGCATCAACATGATCTTTGGCCGCTATGTCGGCACGACCGGCGAAGGTCTGCGCTACAATTTCCCCTATCCCATAGGGTCGGTGATCAAGCCGCAGGTGACCACGGTCAATACCATCGAGGTGGGCCAGCGCACGGGCGACACGAGCCGCCGGGTAACGGCGGGACGCGAGGTGCCGGAAGAGAGCCTTATGCTCACCGGCGACGAGAACATCGTCGATATCAACTTCACGGTGCAGTGGCAGGTGAGCCCCTCGCGCCCGCAGGACTACGTGTTCAACCTGCAGAACCCGGACGCGGCGATCAAGGCGGCGGCCGAGAGCACGATGCGCGAGATCGTCGGACGGCGTAATATCCAGTCGGTTCTGACGACGGACCGTGGTGCCATCGAGGCGGAAGTGCGCCAGTCGATGCAGAAGCTGCTCGACGAATATGGCGCAGGTGTCGAGATCCGCCAGGTGCAGCTGCAGAAGGTGGATCCGCCGCAACAGGTCATCGACGCGTTCCGCGACGTGCAGGCGGCCCGCCAGGATCAGGACCGCATTCGCAACGAGGCCGAAACCTATGCGAGCCGCGTTGTTCCCGAGGCTCGCGGTGAGGCGACGCGAATCATCCAGGCCGCCGAAGGCTATCGTGAGCGCGCTGTCGCCGAGGCACGCGGTGCGGCTTCGCGTTTCACCCAGGTCTACGAGGCCTACGCGGCCGCGCCCGACGTGACACGCGAGCGTATGTTCATCGAGACCATGGAGCGCGTCCTTTCGGGATCGGACAAGGTGCTCATCGATTCCAAGGAGGGCCAGGGCGTCGTGCCGTATCTGCCATTGGGTGAGTTGCAGCGGTCGACACCGCCTGCGCAGGGTTCCACCGTGCGTCAGGGAGCCACGCGATGA
- the hdrB gene encoding Dihydrofolate reductase HdrB: MTKPLALIAAVADNGVIGEGNRLLWHLRTDLQRFRRLTQGRPLLMGRKTYDSIGRPLPGRAIVVLTRDPAFAPEGVVVAHDLAAARMRAQEAADRLGSDTVMVAGGGEIYALMLPFARWLHLTRVHIAPEGDTVFPAFDPADFSVTLHEEHAAGPHDDHAFTFIDYERRHG, from the coding sequence ATGACGAAGCCGCTCGCTCTGATCGCGGCGGTTGCCGATAACGGCGTCATCGGCGAAGGCAATCGCCTGCTGTGGCACCTGCGTACGGACCTCCAGCGCTTTCGGCGCCTGACGCAAGGGCGCCCGCTTCTCATGGGGCGCAAGACTTACGATTCGATTGGCCGGCCCTTGCCCGGACGGGCTATCGTCGTGCTGACGCGGGATCCGGCCTTTGCGCCGGAGGGCGTGGTGGTGGCGCATGATCTGGCCGCGGCGCGGATGCGCGCGCAGGAGGCCGCGGATCGCCTCGGCTCCGATACGGTAATGGTTGCGGGCGGTGGGGAAATCTATGCTCTGATGCTGCCGTTTGCCCGGTGGCTCCACCTCACGCGGGTGCATATTGCGCCGGAAGGCGACACCGTCTTTCCGGCCTTCGACCCCGCCGACTTCAGCGTGACCCTGCATGAGGAGCATGCCGCGGGCCCCCATGACGATCATGCCTTCACCTTCATTGATTATGAGCGGCGGCATGGGTGA
- a CDS encoding hypothetical protein (Evidence 5 : Unknown function), with product MTSSSRTTIRILRSRRRSRSECGLPALSRCDESAALASLADVPGEIGGGSSGIGSAAFPFWTSIEWIGSAMDLSVRWSEPCEESVMMPFPASGRSLCVRR from the coding sequence ATGACATCGTCTTCGAGGACTACAATCCGCATCCTGCGATCAAGGCGCCGGTCGCGGTCTGAATGCGGCCTGCCTGCATTGTCCCGCTGCGACGAATCAGCTGCATTGGCATCGCTGGCTGATGTGCCTGGCGAGATTGGCGGAGGCTCATCGGGCATCGGGTCCGCCGCTTTCCCGTTTTGGACGAGTATCGAGTGGATCGGAAGCGCGATGGACCTCTCGGTTCGATGGTCTGAGCCCTGTGAAGAGAGTGTGATGATGCCTTTCCCCGCCTCAGGGCGTTCCCTCTGCGTGCGCCGATGA
- the thyA gene encoding thymidylate synthase — MQAYHDLLRHILDEGRSKSDRTGTGTLSLFGYQMRFDLTEGFPLVTTKRVHLKSVVHELLWFLKGDTNIRYLKEHGVSIWDEWADENGDLGPVYGRQWRSWAAPDGKVVDQIAWVVNEIKRNPDSRRLVVSAWNPADLDQMALAPCHCLFQFYVADGRLSCQLYQRSADVFLGVPFNIASYALLTHLVAHECGLGVGDFVHSFGDVHLYINHLEQARLQLARDIRPLPHLRLNPAVRSLFDIGFDDIVFEDYNPHPAIKAPVAV; from the coding sequence ATGCAGGCCTATCACGATCTTTTGCGCCACATCCTCGACGAGGGACGCTCGAAATCCGATCGGACCGGCACGGGTACCCTGTCGTTGTTCGGTTATCAGATGCGCTTTGATCTGACGGAAGGCTTTCCGCTGGTCACGACCAAGCGCGTGCATCTGAAGTCAGTGGTGCATGAGCTGCTCTGGTTCCTCAAGGGCGATACGAACATTCGCTACCTCAAGGAACACGGTGTCTCCATCTGGGATGAATGGGCAGACGAAAACGGTGATCTCGGTCCCGTCTATGGCCGCCAGTGGCGCTCCTGGGCCGCGCCCGATGGCAAGGTCGTCGACCAGATCGCCTGGGTGGTCAACGAGATCAAGCGCAACCCCGATTCGCGGCGCCTCGTGGTCAGTGCCTGGAACCCGGCCGATCTCGACCAGATGGCCCTCGCCCCCTGCCACTGCCTCTTCCAGTTCTATGTGGCGGATGGACGTCTCTCGTGTCAGCTCTATCAGCGCTCCGCGGATGTGTTTCTGGGCGTGCCGTTCAATATCGCGAGCTATGCCTTGCTGACTCATCTCGTGGCCCATGAATGCGGCCTCGGTGTCGGCGATTTCGTGCACAGCTTCGGGGATGTGCATCTCTATATCAACCATCTCGAACAGGCGCGCCTGCAGCTCGCGCGGGACATCAGGCCCTTGCCTCACCTCAGGCTGAACCCCGCCGTCCGGTCGCTGTTCGACATCGGCTTCGATGACATCGTCTTCGAGGACTACAATCCGCATCCTGCGATCAAGGCGCCGGTCGCGGTCTGA
- a CDS encoding hypothetical protein (Evidence 5 : Unknown function), which translates to MRLTTINSLNSFDFFGCNLSFLWLAQCGVSDRAQSGIPGPSASGWVTIHPEEDIAPGYMVGQLASGLPPNPC; encoded by the coding sequence ATGCGGCTTACTACTATTAATAGTCTGAATTCATTTGATTTTTTTGGCTGTAATTTAAGTTTTCTATGGCTTGCGCAATGTGGCGTTTCGGATCGTGCGCAATCTGGGATCCCAGGTCCGAGCGCATCCGGTTGGGTGACGATCCATCCGGAAGAGGACATCGCGCCGGGGTATATGGTGGGGCAGCTGGCTAGCGGGCTGCCCCCCAATCCTTGTTGA
- a CDS encoding conserved exported hypothetical protein (Evidence 4 : Unknown function but conserved in other organisms), which yields MLKRALLVAAAAIAGGMMVSAPASAQVIFAGGYMSGGPVYFDGAVAGPFVPGYTLASGVFGERVYVRTAPVVTHVVAAPVLRTRVITTRVISTPVVTTRIVRRHYVVAMQRQVVRRVIHRAAYTTVRPWTHAAYYY from the coding sequence ATGTTGAAACGTGCATTGCTTGTAGCTGCAGCCGCAATTGCTGGCGGCATGATGGTCTCAGCCCCAGCCTCCGCGCAGGTTATCTTCGCGGGTGGCTATATGTCGGGCGGGCCGGTCTATTTCGACGGTGCGGTCGCGGGTCCTTTCGTGCCGGGCTATACGCTGGCTTCGGGCGTGTTCGGTGAGCGTGTCTATGTGCGCACGGCCCCGGTCGTCACCCATGTCGTTGCCGCTCCCGTGCTGCGTACGCGCGTCATCACCACCCGTGTCATCTCGACCCCGGTGGTAACGACCCGGATCGTGCGTCGGCACTATGTCGTCGCCATGCAGCGTCAGGTGGTCCGCCGTGTGATTCACCGCGCTGCCTACACGACCGTGCGTCCCTGGACACATGCGGCTTACTACTATTAA
- a CDS encoding hypothetical protein (Evidence 5 : Unknown function) has product MHNQARAPCIFLTQVAFIRPYPQGSSGELRIFQRRGLERDLPAVRPSCPILREVRAAGRWTLSFGVEFIHIIVTSLDWRRMRRNKHECQVFFAYTLVIRAS; this is encoded by the coding sequence ATGCACAATCAGGCGCGTGCTCCCTGCATTTTTTTGACGCAGGTCGCTTTTATCCGGCCTTATCCCCAAGGAAGCAGCGGTGAGTTACGGATCTTCCAGCGCCGGGGCCTTGAGCGGGATCTGCCCGCCGTCAGGCCGTCATGCCCGATCTTGAGGGAGGTGCGAGCGGCGGGAAGATGGACGCTCTCGTTTGGCGTGGAGTTCATCCATATTATTGTAACCAGTCTGGATTGGCGTCGGATGCGCCGTAATAAGCATGAATGCCAAGTATTTTTCGCATATACGCTCGTTATCCGCGCATCGTGA
- a CDS encoding conserved hypothetical protein (Evidence 4 : Unknown function but conserved in other organisms): protein MAQDQIRYDLHVQEALRGAVRKILSEVARDGLPGDHHFFISFRTRFPGVRLSARMRERYPDDMTIVLQHQFWDLSVTDYAFEVSLSFSGVSERLLVPFEAVSGFFDPSVDFGLKFETDSEASGDDAKGVGASLGPKAEADKPRTPSIAPAKRPVASADATEEAGDTPAKVKPAAKAPAAAEPAEAGAETGAEVVSLDAFRKKT, encoded by the coding sequence ATGGCCCAGGATCAAATTCGCTACGATCTCCATGTTCAGGAAGCCTTGCGCGGCGCTGTGCGCAAGATTCTCTCAGAAGTCGCACGTGATGGCCTGCCTGGCGACCATCATTTCTTCATTTCGTTCCGAACGCGCTTTCCGGGCGTCAGGCTGTCTGCGCGCATGCGCGAGCGCTATCCGGACGACATGACGATCGTCCTGCAGCATCAGTTCTGGGATCTTTCGGTCACGGACTATGCCTTCGAGGTTTCGCTGTCGTTCTCCGGCGTGTCCGAACGCCTGCTCGTGCCATTCGAGGCCGTCAGTGGCTTTTTCGATCCTTCAGTCGATTTCGGACTGAAATTCGAGACAGACAGCGAAGCATCGGGCGACGACGCCAAGGGTGTGGGTGCCTCCCTGGGGCCCAAGGCAGAAGCCGACAAGCCGAGAACACCCAGCATTGCTCCGGCAAAACGCCCCGTCGCATCGGCGGACGCGACCGAGGAAGCCGGCGACACACCTGCGAAGGTGAAGCCAGCGGCCAAGGCGCCGGCTGCCGCGGAACCGGCAGAAGCCGGCGCGGAGACGGGCGCTGAAGTCGTGAGCCTCGACGCGTTCCGCAAGAAGACCTGA
- the fumC gene encoding fumarase C, with amino-acid sequence MSKTRSETDSFGPIDVDADRYWGAQTQRSLQNFRIGGERLPLPLVHALALVKRAAALVNKDLGALDPKLADAIATAATEVMDGKFDDHFPLVVWQTGSGTQSNMNANEVIGNRASEILGGELGSKKPVHPNDHVNRGQSSNDSFPTAMHIAAVRSITAHLLPALAHLHKALSDKAEAFKDIVKIGRTHLQDATPVTLGQEFSGYAMQVEYGIARVNKTLEDLYRLAQGGTAVGTGLNAHPRFAEAFAAKVAELTGLPFVTAPNKFEALATHDAMVFSHGALTSVAAGLNKIANDIRLLGSGPRSGLGELSLPENEPGSSIMPGKVNPTQCEAITMVAAQVLGNETTISVAGSQGHLELNVFKPVIGYAFLQSVRLLADAAVSFADNCVVGIEANTTRIDELMQRSLMLVTALAPKVGYDKAAAIAKAAHHNGTTLREEALKSGGVTAEEFDAIVRPQDMLSPH; translated from the coding sequence ATGTCCAAGACCCGCAGCGAAACTGATTCTTTTGGCCCGATCGATGTCGACGCGGACCGCTATTGGGGCGCGCAGACCCAGCGCTCTCTGCAGAATTTCCGCATCGGCGGCGAACGCCTTCCCCTTCCCCTCGTTCACGCCCTCGCGCTCGTGAAGCGCGCCGCCGCGCTGGTGAACAAGGACCTCGGTGCTCTCGATCCCAAGCTCGCGGATGCGATCGCCACCGCCGCCACGGAGGTGATGGACGGCAAGTTCGACGACCATTTCCCGCTCGTCGTGTGGCAGACGGGCTCCGGCACCCAGTCGAACATGAATGCGAACGAGGTGATCGGTAACCGCGCCAGCGAGATCCTCGGCGGCGAACTCGGCTCGAAGAAGCCGGTGCACCCCAACGATCATGTGAACCGTGGCCAGTCATCGAACGATTCATTTCCCACCGCGATGCATATCGCCGCGGTCCGTTCGATCACCGCGCATCTCCTTCCCGCGCTCGCCCATCTGCACAAGGCGCTGAGCGACAAGGCCGAGGCCTTCAAGGACATCGTCAAGATCGGCCGCACGCACCTGCAGGACGCGACGCCCGTCACGCTCGGGCAGGAATTCTCCGGCTACGCCATGCAGGTCGAATACGGCATCGCTCGCGTGAACAAGACGCTCGAGGATCTCTATCGTCTGGCTCAGGGCGGAACGGCGGTCGGCACGGGTCTCAACGCCCATCCGCGCTTCGCCGAAGCGTTCGCGGCCAAGGTCGCCGAGCTGACCGGTCTGCCTTTCGTCACGGCGCCGAACAAGTTCGAGGCCCTGGCTACCCACGACGCGATGGTCTTCTCCCATGGCGCCCTGACGAGCGTTGCCGCCGGCCTCAACAAGATCGCCAACGATATTCGTCTCCTCGGCTCCGGACCGCGCTCCGGCCTCGGCGAACTGTCCCTGCCGGAGAACGAACCCGGCTCATCGATCATGCCCGGCAAGGTCAATCCCACCCAGTGCGAGGCCATCACGATGGTCGCGGCCCAGGTGCTGGGCAATGAAACGACGATTTCCGTCGCAGGGTCCCAGGGCCATCTGGAGCTTAACGTGTTCAAGCCGGTGATCGGCTACGCGTTCCTGCAGTCGGTCCGGCTGCTCGCGGATGCGGCCGTGAGCTTCGCCGACAACTGTGTCGTCGGCATCGAGGCCAATACCACCCGCATCGACGAACTCATGCAGCGTTCGCTCATGCTGGTGACGGCGCTGGCGCCGAAGGTCGGCTACGACAAGGCGGCCGCTATCGCCAAGGCAGCTCATCACAATGGCACCACGCTCCGTGAGGAAGCCCTGAAATCGGGCGGTGTCACGGCTGAGGAGTTCGACGCCATCGTCCGGCCGCAGGATATGTTGAGTCCTCATTAG